The Cryptococcus deuterogattii R265 chromosome 4, complete sequence genome segment CGAAAGTGCTACGCCCGTCTCCCCCCCCGTGCCACCAACTGCGTATGTTTTAAGTTCCCAATGACAGGTGTTATCTGGCTGACAAATACTGTATAAATagcgaaagaggaagtgtGGCCACTCTTCTCAGATCCGACCCAAGAAGACCCTCAAGAAGTAAACTCGCTTGTATTCTCTTTGGTGTTGGAGGTGGGGCGTTGGGGTACCAATAGTGCGATGTATTCCTTTGCTCGATACTGTCTGTGATATGGGAAGGGGACGTGGAACTTTTGGTTGTCGGTTGGCGATCGCGCTCGGTAGACATACAGAACAGTCGCCAGGACGTGCAAGACATCGAAGTTTGTGCCGGCATTTCACCGACATACATCTTTTTCGTCGCACTGCGAGGACCATCAAACCTACAGTGCCAATCAAGTGGCTAAAACAACGAAACTGATTCTTTCGGAAATATTGGCGCTTCTCGTCTCATGGCTTATAACCTCAGAGGATGTTAGGTGAACATACTCAACAGCCATTCATGGATCAATCAACTGCACTGGCAGCGCACATCAATGGTGTGCACTGTTAGGCTCAAAAATGTTTGTCCTGACTTAAGGCAGTTCATCAATTACTTTTGTGGTACTGTAATGTGTGAGTTGTTGGCTGCTAGTCAACATAATTAAGGTATAGCAGGGATACTTTGTGGCTGCATTGAAAAGGTGCTATTTTGCCTTGTTCATCGGCCGGATTGGATGGAATGAAGTCGGATTGAAACCCATTGACCCGGATAGCAAAAAGGAAACGACGAGGGTGCGATTCGAACGCACGCGCCTTGCGGCAGAACATCTCGTATAGATAATTCGAATGTTCCGGAATAACCGGGCTATCCGACCTCGCCAGCAAGAATTTCCCTGTTGTGCCATGTATCTTGATTATATATGTACAGAAAAGAGACATTTTTAACTTCTCTAAAAGGATTACATTACTCCTCGTTCGACCATTATCAGCATTTCCGGACTAGTAGGTGATAGACTGATtcaagagaggagaagacgcCATTGCAGGAGGTAATCCTAGTCAAGTACAAAACAAATTGAAGAAATACGAACGTAACTGTTATTTTCATTCTCGcaaaatcatcatcagtGAAAACGACCTCCACTCTTGGTCGCTCGTCGTCCATCTACTTATTTAATATCTTTTACTTGGTTGCGCTTCGTTGTTTGTTGTCTTGCCTGAAATAGTGTTCTTTCCTTTACGgttctctcccttttgcTTATTTTGTGTGTTCTATGCCAATTAGCTACTGGTACCCTTCGCATCTTCCCACGCATACCCTTTATCAATACCGACGACAGCGTGCAGAGTTTTATCAATAATGGCTCAGCAAGTTGAGGAAATTGAGCAAGACCTTTCTCATATTCATTGGTAGGCGATAATCCAGTCGTTTAATTGCATAGGCTGAAAACAGTTTGTTCTTCTCGCTTGCAGGTCATGGCCAGAAGCTATAGCGGTGAGATCACCAGAGTTTTATCAACCTCCTTGCTCAAATGTACTTTTAGGCCAATCCTGCAAGATCTCTAGCCACTCCTGATCTTGCGTAAGTTATAATTAACTGCTGCCATTCAAAAATGCTGATCATTTAAATACAGGATGGACTACTTTGCATACTCTCCGTTTTGGGACTCGAAATCTAATAACAATGTGTTGCGAACTCAGAGGCGCATAGAGAATCCGGCATATGGGCAtgcagaggaaaaggtgtACGTTGATTGCCGATCTTTTGTGGCTGCCATTGTGCTTGACGGTCTATCACAGCGAACTTAATGCATTCATGTCCGGCTTCGAATACGTCGTGGcacattctcttcctcctgacCTATTTGTGATTCATAGGCGCGAAGTTGAGTCATCAGGGAAACGAGATAGAATTACTGGCGCATGGTTCATACTCCATGAGAAAATCTATCAATGTCCGACGTTGTTTGATGTGATGTCAACACGATTAGTACGTCCTATGTGCATCATTCACTTTATAGCTTCTCATCTGACGAAATTACATAAGAAAAATGCGACGAGCCTCATCTCGAAGACTTTGGGCACCCTGTCAGAAAACCGCCCTCCAGCCAATCCACGAACTACCACACTTTGGCGCtctatcccttcttcgGTACCAAGCCAACCTGATGGCGCaccatctccctcttcaaacCAGGCAAATCCAGATGGCGAAAAACAAGATGGCAGTCTAAGTGTCAGCAGTCCGTTAAATAGATCTGATGGGAAGGCTTTGCCAGCTGGTCCAGATTGGCACCTTTTCCACGCCTTACAAGCCACCAGGGCTTCCCTCGCCTCCCTCGAGACCCTCGCGAAGACACCTGCCCAAACAACCAATCCCAGAGAAGAGCTGAAGAACATTGAGATCGCAATGGGTAGTCAACTCGGTGGTCAAAATCAGAGCCTGTCCGGCAAGGGGCCGAATGTCAATGGAGGGACTGCATCTGTCAGAAGTACATCCATACCTTCCGTCCCCAAATATAGCGCTAATCACCCAAATAGCGTAACGGGACTTATTTCAAGAATTTGGAGTGTCGCAGTTTACTTGGGGATTTCAACGGCGGCTACATCAACGATGGAAGCAGGCGGGTCACTATTAAAGTCGTCGGGAGGAGATAAGTCTGCCCCTATTGCAGGCTCGACGGTAGGAGCATCTTCAGCTTTAGCTGGACAGGCGGGCCGATTTCAGTAATAAGGTGCTCTGGGCCATAAATGTACTTTAATGTTGACAAAACAGCCATCTGTAAGCAAGTAATGCATGACTCATATCTATATGTGGCTTCCCCTTAGTGTGGCATTGTAGTGATGTTGTCCCTTCTTGTGGCAAAGTTAACCAGTCTCCTGAATTCTCCGAACGCTTTGGGCGTTTCTGATCTTTCAGTACCATCCGTACTGCCAGATCTCAATAGGCTTGGCAAGCCAGCAACACCGCTGGTAGGAGAAAATAATGACGCTGAACTGCCAACTGGTGATATGACCGTTCGAGAGATATCGACAGAAGCAGGGGGGTCCATGTCGATAtgagtgaggaaggaggtgtCTGAAAGTTCAGAATTGGTAGAGGTGACGGAAAGGAATATGTCGAGCAGGCGTTGTTGATCAGTACGGGGAGTACCTTTCAGGTCCAAAATCTGTCAAACAAGTGTGTCAGCCCAAGTCCGAGAAGATAAAATTAACTTCCGACCTACCTTTTGGAAATTGGTGAATGAACGGTCCCCGATAAGAAGACAGTAATTCTGGACGAAACCTAAGAGATATCAGCCTCAATGTGTATCGCGAATGGACCATTCATACCTTCCGGTGGGTTATCAGGGGCCAGTATGACTTTGAGCATAGTCTCGAGCTGGCCCGTGTTCTTTGTAACATATTTCGTATAGCTATACGTGGCTCCCGTCAGCTCCGCAAAAGGCCCAATTTTCGCTTACATAGTCGTTGAATTTTCAGGATGAGGTTCCGGAAGATCAAGCAGGCACGCTTTCACAGCTTGGACGTCAAGGAGGATCTATGACCAATGAATACAAGTCTCTGGGGAGTTGATGCGCCTACCTGTTCAGCTCCAATTTTATTTAATGGCCTACTTTTAATCACCGATTGTGTGAACTTCGTTATGACCACTCTGTTGTCCAATACATTAGTATCTTCCTATGTGATAATTTAATCAACGTACCCGACAGCCTTGTCAGCAAAGTTTCGAATGTACTTTTTCGACTCCACTCTCCCTCTGACAGCTTCCGCAACTTGCTTGATGCTCCCAACGAGATCGACAACGTATGCTGATCGACCGCTCACATTTTCTAGATGCATCCAGGGGCTTTTGAGAATAGCTGCGAAAGCGGGCTCGCAGGCTGTTTCAAGTTCGCGTAGGATTGCCGTTATGCACGTTGACATGATACTGAACCATATAAGCTAGAAGTTCACTTTTTTCCGGTTGACCTTACCTGGAAAGACTTTCGCGTTGGTCTTGGAAAGAAATTTCCTCTCGAAACTTGGGGTCAATTTTGTCTTTAAGCCGCTCTTCAAGCTGTAAAGATGTGTTCAGGCAATACTCTGCTGTGTTCAGAACCATGCAAGCTGTTTTCACTTCTTGCAAATTATCTCGTCCTTCTAAAGACTTCCTGACCGGTTTTAAACCCGCCAACAAAACGTCGTCTTGAGTCCGACTTCAAGTTAGCTTACTACTCTAAAAGGCAGCTAAGCACTATAAATCTCACCAGCATAAATCCTTAGCCACTTGGCAAAGACTTGTGAGAGTTTCTTCATAGTTTCACCCTTCGAATATTTTTCACATTGGTCCAGTTGCTGGCCGTAGAAATAGAACAGTTCCGTAGACGATGGAAGTATTGTGGGGGCGGGTGcatctgtctcttcttgtaTGGCGCTTTCAAGAGACGAACGAGATTTGAGTCCACGATATGCTGAGAGCATGTCCGAAATGGCACTAATAGCCAGTGAGTAAGCACACCGTCTTCGATCATTGCACAGCCAGCTCACCGATCTTGTGCATCCACGTATACGCTGAGATACTTATCAAAGATGGACGAGATGATCCATTTTGATGTTCCGCCCCTCAGCGATAGGCTAGTGACCTCCTCAAACTAAATCTTCTTAGCAAAATCTCCGCATCTGCCTTGTAACTTACCGGCATCCCGAATTTTCTCGACATGCCGCTTTCGAAATCCAAAGTTCCTTGCAATGCATCTAGAAGGACACTGACAGCCGGAGTCTGTTTGGCCAGTACATTCGCCAAATCCGATCTGGTACATTCCGAAAAATTGGCAACGAGAAGACGAGTCACTTGCCAAGAATCTGGGAATAGCATtgcgtcttcttcgtcatgGTGCTTGAGGACTCTACGGAACCATGCGTATCTGCGTGGCACATTGTCCAATTGGCCAGCCTCGTCAGTTGCACGGAATATTCTGCGGTACTCTGCAAGTTGAAGTTGCAGGTAACGTTCGATTATGTGATTTCTTCCAGAAGTAGGTCAGAACCAGATTTTGGTGGTCTGTCTGCTGGACTCACCTGAAGTCGCCACCCAATACATCAACAGCCAAGCAAACCTCTGAGATGGTC includes the following:
- a CDS encoding vacuolar-sorting protein 53 long isoform, with translation MGIREEIARLKAELKKDQDPGKMSTIQSEIGQLMLQINVIREKAAEAEAIVKGITSDIQRLDVAKSNLTTTIQTLERWAMLKQAHQQLSQLLPTRRYKEISQALAAVMELLGPLKPLSSIPTVFHLFKAAENDRKTVQEKVAVEMDAFFRQDPNKPIDKRTISEVCLAVDVLGGDFRNHIIERYLQLQLAEYRRIFRATDEAGQLDNVPRRYAWFRRVLKHHDEEDAMLFPDSWQVTRLLVANFSECTRSDLANVLAKQTPAVSVLLDALQGTLDFESGMSRKFGMPFEEVTSLSLRGGTSKWIISSIFDKYLSVYVDAQDRAISDMLSAYRGLKSRSSLESAIQEETDAPAPTILPSSTELFYFYGQQLDQCEKYSKGETMKKLSQVFAKWLRIYADDVLLAGLKPVRKSLEGRDNLQEVKTACMVLNTAEYCLNTSLQLEERLKDKIDPKFREEISFQDQRESLSSIMSTCITAILRELETACEPAFAAILKSPWMHLENVSGRSAYVVDLVGSIKQVAEAVRGRVESKKYIRNFADKAVGVVITKFTQSVIKSRPLNKIGAEQILLDVQAVKACLLDLPEPHPENSTTIYTKYVTKNTGQLETMLKVILAPDNPPEGFVQNYCLLIGDRSFTNFQKILDLKGTPRTDQQRLLDIFLSVTSTNSELSDTSFLTHIDMDPPASVDISRTVISPVGSSASLFSPTSGVAGLPSLLRSGSTDGTERSETPKAFGEFRRLVNFATRRDNITTMPH